The following proteins are encoded in a genomic region of Takifugu flavidus isolate HTHZ2018 chromosome 3, ASM371156v2, whole genome shotgun sequence:
- the LOC130523185 gene encoding inosine-uridine preferring nucleoside hydrolase-like isoform X2, with protein MKKLIIDVDIGVDDAQALMMALSDPDVQILGITCCFGNTPLENVLKNTLRVLKVCNRLDIPVYKGCSGPLLAPKRNAGDYHGKDGLGDVPDPDAPGLELLQKKKAVTALIKMIKQNPGEVTLVATAPLTNLAVAIQLEPSLPKKLKALYIMGGNTDSRGNTTVCGEFNFVTDPEAAYIVLDRYTCPTYIATWEFSCRSSLPWSFCDRWLSQKTEKAAFMKKISDLSMTRAKSEEYQKEITEGQGFNACDTYALAAAINDTLITEMEEVGVTVELVGKYTRGMMVLDYMELLNKKNKVFVIKTVDLEKFKEMLMKSLQ; from the exons ATGAAGAAGCTGATCATTGATGTGGACATTGGGGTTGATGATGCTCAGGCCCTCATGATGGCCCTGTCAGATCCTGACGTGCAGATTTTGGGAATCACCTGCTGCTTTGGCAACACCCCGCTGGAGAACGTGCTCAAGAACACACTGCGTGTCCTGAAAGTCTGCAACCGCCTGGAT ATTCCAGTGTACAAAGGCTGTTCAGGGCCTCTACTGGCTCCTAAACGCAACGCCGGAGATTATCATGGCAAAGACGGGCTTGGAGATGTCCCGGATCCAGACGCGCCAggactggagctgctgcagaagaaaaaagCTGTGACAGCCCTGATCAAGATGATCAAGCAGAACCCTGGAGAG GTGACTCTGGTGGCCACGGCTCCCCTCACCAATCTGGCCGTCGCAATACAGCTGGAGCCTTCCCTGCCTAAGAAGCTGAAAGCCCTTTACATCATGGGAGGAAACACTGATT CGAGGGGTAACACCACGGTGTGCGGAGAGTTTAACTTCGTGACGGACCCAGAAGCTGCTTACATCGTGTTGGACCGCTACACCTGTCCCACCTACATTGCGACCTGGGagttcagctgcaggagcagccttCCTTGG tccTTCTGTGACCGCTGGCTCTCCCAAAAGACAGAGAAGGCTGCCTTCATGAAAAAGATATCAGATCTTTCTATGACG AGAGCTAAATCTGAGGAATATCAAAAGGAGATCACAGAAGGTCAGGGCTTTAACGCCTGTGACACCTACgccctggctgctgccatcaatGATACTTTAATCActgagatggaggag GTTGGAGTGACAGTAGAGTTGGTGGGGAAATACACCCGAGGCATGATGGTCCTGGACTACATGGAGCTGctgaacaagaaaaacaaggtttttgtCATTAAGACAGTCGACCTGGAGAAGTTCAAGGAGATGCTCATGAAATCACTGCAGTAG
- the LOC130523185 gene encoding inosine-uridine preferring nucleoside hydrolase-like isoform X1, translating to MMKKLIIDVDIGVDDAQALMMALSDPDVQILGITCCFGNTPLENVLKNTLRVLKVCNRLDIPVYKGCSGPLLAPKRNAGDYHGKDGLGDVPDPDAPGLELLQKKKAVTALIKMIKQNPGEVTLVATAPLTNLAVAIQLEPSLPKKLKALYIMGGNTDSRGNTTVCGEFNFVTDPEAAYIVLDRYTCPTYIATWEFSCRSSLPWSFCDRWLSQKTEKAAFMKKISDLSMTRAKSEEYQKEITEGQGFNACDTYALAAAINDTLITEMEEVGVTVELVGKYTRGMMVLDYMELLNKKNKVFVIKTVDLEKFKEMLMKSLQ from the exons AT GATGAAGAAGCTGATCATTGATGTGGACATTGGGGTTGATGATGCTCAGGCCCTCATGATGGCCCTGTCAGATCCTGACGTGCAGATTTTGGGAATCACCTGCTGCTTTGGCAACACCCCGCTGGAGAACGTGCTCAAGAACACACTGCGTGTCCTGAAAGTCTGCAACCGCCTGGAT ATTCCAGTGTACAAAGGCTGTTCAGGGCCTCTACTGGCTCCTAAACGCAACGCCGGAGATTATCATGGCAAAGACGGGCTTGGAGATGTCCCGGATCCAGACGCGCCAggactggagctgctgcagaagaaaaaagCTGTGACAGCCCTGATCAAGATGATCAAGCAGAACCCTGGAGAG GTGACTCTGGTGGCCACGGCTCCCCTCACCAATCTGGCCGTCGCAATACAGCTGGAGCCTTCCCTGCCTAAGAAGCTGAAAGCCCTTTACATCATGGGAGGAAACACTGATT CGAGGGGTAACACCACGGTGTGCGGAGAGTTTAACTTCGTGACGGACCCAGAAGCTGCTTACATCGTGTTGGACCGCTACACCTGTCCCACCTACATTGCGACCTGGGagttcagctgcaggagcagccttCCTTGG tccTTCTGTGACCGCTGGCTCTCCCAAAAGACAGAGAAGGCTGCCTTCATGAAAAAGATATCAGATCTTTCTATGACG AGAGCTAAATCTGAGGAATATCAAAAGGAGATCACAGAAGGTCAGGGCTTTAACGCCTGTGACACCTACgccctggctgctgccatcaatGATACTTTAATCActgagatggaggag GTTGGAGTGACAGTAGAGTTGGTGGGGAAATACACCCGAGGCATGATGGTCCTGGACTACATGGAGCTGctgaacaagaaaaacaaggtttttgtCATTAAGACAGTCGACCTGGAGAAGTTCAAGGAGATGCTCATGAAATCACTGCAGTAG